In the genome of Xanthomonas translucens pv. cerealis, one region contains:
- the gmk gene encoding guanylate kinase, translating into MRGTLYIVAAPSGAGKSSIVNATLARDPQIALSISFTSRAPRPGERHAEHYHFVSADEFQGMIDAGDFFEYARVHGDWKGTARQSVEPQLAAGRDVLLEIDWQGARQVRAKVPDAVSVFILPPSRAALEQRMRKRGQDSEAVIAQRLAAAREEMSHYADFDYVIVNEDFDTAVDEICAIFVASRLRRLPQQQRHAGLIQALLQDQPTG; encoded by the coding sequence ATGCGCGGCACTCTCTACATCGTTGCGGCGCCTTCCGGCGCCGGCAAGAGCAGCATCGTCAACGCCACCCTGGCGCGCGATCCGCAGATCGCCCTGTCGATCTCGTTCACCTCGCGCGCGCCGCGGCCCGGCGAGCGCCATGCCGAGCACTACCACTTCGTGTCCGCCGACGAATTCCAAGGCATGATCGATGCCGGCGACTTCTTCGAGTACGCCCGTGTCCACGGCGACTGGAAGGGCACCGCGCGGCAATCGGTGGAGCCGCAGCTGGCCGCCGGCCGCGACGTGCTGCTGGAGATCGACTGGCAGGGCGCGCGCCAGGTGCGGGCCAAGGTGCCCGATGCGGTCAGCGTGTTCATCCTGCCGCCGTCGCGCGCGGCGCTGGAGCAGCGCATGCGCAAGCGCGGCCAGGACAGCGAGGCGGTGATCGCGCAGCGGCTGGCCGCGGCGCGCGAGGAGATGTCGCACTACGCCGACTTCGACTACGTGATCGTCAACGAGGACTTCGACACCGCGGTGGACGAGATATGCGCGATCTTCGTCGCCAGCCGCCTGCGCCGCCTGCCGCAGCAGCAACGCCACGCCGGACTGATCCAGGCGCTGCTGCAGGATCAGCCAACTGGCTGA
- a CDS encoding YicC/YloC family endoribonuclease, which produces MIRSMTAFAGAERITPWGTLGCELRSVNHRFLEMGVRLPEELRALEPQLRERLAARANRGKLDLMLRLRAPDATQTLALNEPLVEQLAVLAQRLGARFPQLQVQFADLLQLPGVLQGQAVDPAALQAPALELLDEVLAEFVAAREREGGKLAAAIVERVDAVERIAAEVKQLIPAIRDGQRAKLAARLADLPHPVDPGRAEQELVLWLQKLDVDEELDRLDSHIKEIRRVLRQPEPAGRRLDFLLQEFNREANTLGSKSVDSRTSNAAVELKVLIDQIREQVQNLE; this is translated from the coding sequence ATGATCCGCAGCATGACCGCCTTCGCCGGCGCCGAGCGCATCACTCCCTGGGGCACACTGGGCTGCGAACTGCGCTCGGTCAACCACCGTTTCCTGGAAATGGGCGTACGTCTGCCTGAGGAACTGCGTGCGCTGGAGCCGCAGTTGCGCGAACGCCTGGCGGCCCGCGCCAACCGCGGCAAGCTGGACCTGATGCTGCGCCTGCGCGCGCCCGACGCCACGCAGACGCTGGCGCTGAACGAGCCGCTGGTCGAACAGCTGGCGGTGCTGGCGCAGCGGCTCGGCGCGCGCTTCCCGCAACTGCAGGTGCAGTTCGCCGACCTGCTGCAGCTGCCCGGCGTACTGCAGGGCCAGGCGGTCGATCCGGCCGCGTTGCAGGCACCGGCGCTGGAGCTGCTGGACGAGGTGCTGGCCGAGTTCGTCGCCGCGCGCGAGCGCGAGGGCGGCAAGCTGGCCGCGGCGATCGTCGAGCGGGTCGATGCGGTCGAGCGCATCGCCGCCGAGGTGAAGCAACTGATCCCGGCCATCCGCGACGGCCAGCGCGCCAAGCTTGCCGCGCGCCTGGCCGACCTGCCGCATCCGGTCGATCCGGGCCGCGCCGAGCAGGAGCTGGTGCTGTGGCTGCAGAAACTCGATGTGGACGAAGAGCTGGACCGGCTCGACAGCCACATCAAGGAGATCCGCCGCGTGCTGCGCCAGCCCGAGCCGGCCGGCCGGCGCCTGGACTTCCTGTTGCAGGAATTCAACCGCGAGGCCAACACCCTGGGGTCCAAGTCGGTGGACAGCCGCACCTCCAATGCGGCGGTGGAGCTGAAGGTGCTGATCGACCAGATCCGCGAGCAGGTGCAGAATCTCGAGTAG
- the rpoZ gene encoding DNA-directed RNA polymerase subunit omega: MARITVEDCLEVVNNRFELVMMASKRARQLANGVQATLDNTESADKPTVLALREIAARKIDNALIDEVEKSERERAEREALEWAAAEVVADEDMSKNDD, encoded by the coding sequence ATGGCCCGCATCACCGTAGAAGATTGCCTGGAAGTCGTTAACAACCGTTTCGAGCTGGTCATGATGGCGTCCAAGCGCGCCCGCCAGCTGGCCAACGGCGTGCAGGCCACCCTCGACAACACCGAATCGGCCGACAAGCCGACGGTGCTGGCGCTGCGCGAGATCGCCGCGCGCAAGATCGACAACGCGCTGATCGACGAAGTCGAGAAATCCGAGCGCGAGCGTGCCGAGCGCGAAGCGCTGGAATGGGCCGCGGCTGAGGTCGTCGCCGACGAGGACATGTCCAAGAACGACGACTGA